CCCATACCCCATGAAAAAGTACTCCATTGGTATCAGCATTGCATGTGGCTGTTCTTCTGTAACCATCGATCCACAAGCCTGCACCTGCAAAATGAAAAACCCTTTTCGATTCACATGTTCAATCACTCAAACCACActtaaaaaattagattttgcaCATACCTCAACCAAGGCACTGTATCTCCTATCAAGTTTTGAAGTCATGTATAGAGCCTCTGAATGGAAAGGAGAACTGTCTCCAACAAAAATAAGTGTTCGGCATTTTAATCTTTTCAATCCATCTGAAATATCAGGCCTCCTGCAATATCACAAAACAAAATGGCACCACGTAAGTTTTCCATTTTACATACTATATATGTAAAATTGGGATGCAGATAGTAGCAGATTTTACTGATTAATTGCTTGAAGAAACCGCAAAACGtttgttctctttctctcatCCAGCAGCTGGAAAAGAACAATGTAAAGGAACAGGGAAACAGTGAGAAAAGGAATAACAATGACATTCCACCTAAAATTAGCTTTTAGCAGTTAGCACTGACTTTTCTGCAGGCTTGAACTATCTCTGATTCTGCAACTGCAACGTTACCGCGAACTTCCTATTAAAATTGCATAAGAAAACTcaaaacatttgaaataaaagatGGAATGCAGCAAACCTAAGGGATTTGCATAGTTCAACCACAATACCTTGCTGAAGTATCGCTGAAGTAAACACTCTTTCAGCAAGCCACACATACCATAGAAATATAACAAGTTTGACATCACCTGAAATTTGACATTTGATAACAAATTAGCATGCTATCATATCAGAGGattcataaaaggaaaaaatctgCAAGAATTTTGAAAGAAACCTTGTTATAAAACCATTCAGTCCAAGACGGTGCTTTGCATAAGGGAGAAACTAGTATTAAACCAAGAACACGCTCTCTATATTTTATCTGTAAAAGGTGCCAAAAGAAAAGTGAATCAATAAAAAGAACTGTCTTAATAAGTTGATCAGTGCATGACTGAAAAGCACCAACTATATGTACAGCACAGTTTTTCCTTTCAAAGTTAATGAGGGTACATACAGCAAAAAGAGTAAGGATATAAGCACCAGCTGTCACTCCCATACACATCACTGCACCAAGCCTAGACAAGAAAATAGTTCATGCTATTagtaaatatagaaaaagaagagaagcatAGCAAAAGACCAACTTGCATAGAGTTTCAAAGGAAAGAGCTCTCAAAAACGAAAGCTAAActgtaattatatattaattaccCAAAATAGTTGAGGATCTCGATTATTTGATCTGCTAAGTCTTCAGCAGAAGGAACAGGATCCTCGCAACAAATTGCAGCTGCTCCCAACTGCAAGAACTCTTGTGGAAGTTCCAGAGGAAAATCTATGTGAATAACAATATTCAGTTCTAAATGCAATAAAGAACTCATTCAAATTTATCAACTTACAAACCTCATGTCCGGGAGGACTGATATGATATATGCAGAAGTTGTGAAGCAGTAAAGAAGCTGCCTCTGGACAGAAAAATAATCCTTGGAAACATGACATATCTGCCCCAATACACAGAAGTcaaatattgaataatatttcCAGATACGCATGAACAATGGAATCATTTATGTAACCTAAAAAGGAACTCAGACAAATTCAGAAACAGGTGGTAAAAAGAATAGGCGATCCTGAAACAAGTGGAagtatgtaaaagaaaataaagtggCAGTGCTCACAGTTTAGGGCCAAATCCGGATAGGTGATCAGAGCTGGTTTGTCAGGATCCCCATATACTATGACAGACACAGAACCACAGCCAGTTCGAATATGATGCTCCTGAAAGGGCAATCCAAAAATGAACGGTAGAATGAGAAAAGGGTACCAAAATCGAAGTTGGAActtttagaatgaaaagaacCTTCCCCAAGAGCAAGGGATATTCTTTATTTAGTATACACTCCATTTGAGTAATGTTAAAATTCAATCGTGAACCTTTTTCAAGCTATTCGGCTGCTAACATGGTTCCCCATGTGCCCTTGCTGCTTTTTTGGGCAACCCAAACCATCAAGCAATAACAGCACATTAATATCACTATCTAACCGAAAAGTGGAATAAGTAATTCCAGATTCCAATCATATTATGCTCaagaaaataatagtaataataaggGAGACAGAGCAAAAGTGGAGAGTATCTTTGgcttttaaaaggaaaagaatgactGGAACTTGTTCAATAGCTAGTATATGTATTCCTAAAAACcagaaaaaactaaaaccaaaagggaaaataaataaaacttccTACATCACCCAAATCATACCAAACACCATAAGGATAACTTTCCTCCCCAAATGAATATCGAGGAGAACAACGAGGCGATCAAATATTCAGAAGAACCAGTAACTTCATAAACGGAGGACACGGAAGAGTAAAAGAATACGTGGCAATCGACATTAAGGAATGCACAGCAGATCCGCTATTTATTTCCCTCATCAAACCTTCAGAAGATATGATAAACATAAAACTCGAAGAAAAAGCACAAAGAAAGTAAACAAGGGTAAACAAAAGGAACACAACCTCAAGAATTTTGAATGGTTAAaacaaatgatgaaaaaaagggCTTCTGGTTCATTTTCTGTAAAATTTTCCAACAAAGATCCTAAGAGAAACGACAAGACCAAGAAAAATAGacaccaaaaaagaaaaaaaaaattgccattGGCATATAATTTGGACAAGCATCTCCATTCAATATCAGCAGAATCCAAGAACGAAAAATGCTGCATAATGAATGCCGTGTTCTGAATGGCagcaaaaaccaaaaaaagacGACAAAAGTTATAACGCCCGAGTGAGAAAAACTGGAACTGGATCCACCCTTaggaaagaaagcaaaaaagattaaaactttGAAAACGTAAATAAGAGAAGAGATTAAACGGGTGGGACCTTTCCACCGAGGTAGATCTTCTCCATGTCGAATGAAACGGAATCAATGGATTCTGGCATGGCTGTGGTGAACATGGAAGCCTCTCCCTAATGACGAAAAGCCTCCACCCACCAATTCCCCTTTGTAGGTGTTTCTCTCTCTTgctccttttatatttttttttttgtattatggTTATGTTAATCCTTTTAGTTTTGAGGTTGAAGAAAGAAATAGAATACAAGGTTCTCTCTCGTGCCTTTAATGGCTTATATACGAAGCAGTTGGattgttcttttgttttgtcttgtctttttctctctctcttccaaaCGTTTTTAACCTGCGGTTTACAACCACCGACGCTGTCTTTTATCTTCTTACTGCACCTGCACACTCCACGACGTCGTTTTCTCCTCCCAAACCGACGTCGTTCTGCTCATGCAATTTCTTACAGCTTAACTGATTAAGAAAGATAAATTGGTAGGTGAGTGAGTGCGTTTATGTTACCTATGGatgaaatcatatttaaatattttactattcaGATGTGAAGGCTAGGAGTTGACTACATTCAATATTTGTGAATTTTAAggattaattaatttactttcatttaaaatgaaattggttaataattttaaatttcgttgaacatttttaaaaaattaaattcaagatacaatttcatttaacaaacatgatttcttttatgtctttttttctctaattttgatttattcaatttgtattccaataatttgaaattactCCTcccttatttctatttttttcttatttatttatttattaaaaaaattaagatggatgatttaaagaaatattattttcttttttaaattttatcttgtGATTTTATCTTTGAATTCACAATTCATTGATTTTTTACCATAAAagactattttttaatttaattttcaaaaacaactcttatttaaaaacaataaataattttattcactCTCTAACTTTGTAAgcaactaaaattattatttttttctctaaattggTCTCCACTCTTAGACTTTATCACAACAAATGCATCATACTATAACTTTTCCATCTTAATCAAATCCTTTATTTTGAATTCcgaagtaaaaaataataaatttaagagaCGCATTGACTATgctttttttataagaaaaaaaaacaaaattatctaaaaGCATATTTAGAAATTACAACATTCGGTATTAAATAGatcaaataaacaatttaacatAGTATTAACCTATCTAAGTCAGCCTATAACTAACGCAAATCTATAAAACCATTTTCCATGAATTTTGCATTActttataagaaaaaacaaaataccattttacattattttgtgTAGCCtcgtaagaaaaataaaaataaaaaataaaacttagtaaattagttttttttttcctagcTGTTTTGAGTTATGatgaaaaccaaacaaaatctaaaaagGGTCGTAATTTGCGGGATGCGTATGTCTCTCTTACCCCCAACAATTCAAACCTATTGTGCGTCCACACCTGTCACCTGTCaactttttcttacattttttatttaatttttttattcttattagaaatttagaaactttaaattaaaacatattgaataaaaatgaataaaataaataacatatttgtaaataaatcataaatatattgttttaatttaaagatttaaagttaaaaataatctcatgttattttattgatataaatgTCTCTGGTTGAAAAaggattataataatatttttcttatcttttgtaattaattagtgTGAATTTAGTTGTGTTTATGAAGAGGGAGCTTAGAAGTTAAAAAATGAAAGGTTGCTTGGCTTTGATTTGACTCCAATGATTAATCATCTTCTTCATATACACATTGCTTTGGCCTTTATTCATTTACCAAtattctttctcatcttcaccAAACCTTACTACTAATTAATTCTCTATCAAATCATGTTTCCACTTAGCTTTACATGCTAGCTTCCAAGTGTCAAATTCTATCAcactcatatttatttataaaattctccttaaaaaaatgtgttataccttttatttaaacatttttagttaaataatgcatgattttttgaaatattcCATAGAGAGCATCTTTACTACATGGTCATCATTggattgtaaaattaaaatgtgtttaataAACTTCCTTCATAAAATATACTAATgtgacttaaaaaatataaaactttcaaatatcagaataaaaaacattgctttttttcattacaaatatatacaacaaaaattataccaatcaaacaaaatattgataAAGTCTGACTGTTATAAAATTTGTGTACTCGAATAAATGCGTTTAATAAACTTCCTTGATAAAATATACTAATGtgacataaaatatataaatctttcaaggtttaaacttttttttgtccgtaagttataagcggatgttcagtttagtctatgcttttaaaaatgtaaatctttgattcctaagttataaaaaaatgtatcaaataagtccttttttttatgttcaatggtcaaagtacaaagagcaatctaaagtgctgttattattaagaaacaaatcagaacactctaaagatgtaacagttgttaagaaacaatcaaaaacagtatttcaagtcatttgatacattttttataatttagggactaaaaatttatatttttaaaaacatggactaaactgaacatccacttataacttagagaccaaaaaagaggtttaaaccatcTTTCAAATATCAATAGAGAGCACATTagattgtaaaattaaaatgtgtttaataAACTTCCTTAATATACTAAtgtgagataaaaataaaaaattaaaataaactttcaacaggagaataaaaaaaattactttttttaattaaaaaatatgtaatttttgttctaccaatcaaacaaaatatttataaaagtcttagtgttttaatttattttcacttaaataatatttacaaatctattttaaaagagattcaacaaaataaaacctaagaaaattaaattaaaatattgtacaaTAGAGATACTCTAATATATtctagaaatattaaaatataaataaatacattcaaTTTATATGACTCAATCTATTTTGGTGGTGGTGTAACTCCTTATGGAGTTTATAGTGCAGTTTGGGATAGAGTTTATCGATCACCAGTCCCtttgaatttcaaaagaaaatttccaaaatccatcacacaaaattcattgaACCCCTATATTTTCTAAGTCTGATGACCCCAATTGCATAAATGAAAGTTCAGTCATAAGTAACAtgaacttatttaaaaatatagatatagaaataaataaataaacaatagtatgttttattatcttttacataaaatataaagtacaGATCTCGCActgaataataatttatctttgaATGTAGAAATCGTAGTTTTTTAAccatgggttaaatatgtttttagtctctatatttttgggcgaatttggttttagtccattttcaaactaaggtacaatttagtccttcaactttagaatactctggttttagtcatttttactaaatttttttaac
This genomic stretch from Vigna radiata var. radiata cultivar VC1973A chromosome 7, Vradiata_ver6, whole genome shotgun sequence harbors:
- the LOC106766794 gene encoding pollen-specific protein SF21; its protein translation is MFTTAMPESIDSVSFDMEKIYLGGKEHHIRTGCGSVSVIVYGDPDKPALITYPDLALNYMSCFQGLFFCPEAASLLLHNFCIYHISPPGHELGAAAICCEDPVPSAEDLADQIIEILNYFGLGAVMCMGVTAGAYILTLFAIKYRERVLGLILVSPLCKAPSWTEWFYNKVMSNLLYFYGMCGLLKECLLQRYFSKEVRGNVAVAESEIVQACRKLLDERKRTNVLRFLQAINQRPDISDGLKRLKCRTLIFVGDSSPFHSEALYMTSKLDRRYSALVEVQACGSMVTEEQPHAMLIPMEYFFMGYGLYRPTHFSDSPRSPLSPSCISPELLSPESMGLKLKPIKTRVSLKV